One part of the Theropithecus gelada isolate Dixy chromosome 5, Tgel_1.0, whole genome shotgun sequence genome encodes these proteins:
- the FAM200B gene encoding protein FAM200B translates to MDHFFIKRKRNSEVKYTEACSSSSVESGIVNSDNIEKYTDSSLQTSSSFEPHFKKKKVSARRYNEDYLKYGFIKCEKPFENDRPQCVICNNILANESLKPSKLKRHLETQHAELIDKPLEYFQRKKKDVKLSTQFLSSSTTVSEKALLSSYLVAYRVAKEKIANTAAEKIILPACLDMVRTIFDDKSADKLKTIPNDNTVSLRICTIAEHLETMLITRLQSGIDFAIQLDESTDIGSCTTLLVYVRYAWQDDFMEDFLCFLNLTSHLSGLDIFTELERHIVGQYKLNWKNCKGITSDGTATITGKHSRVIKKLLEVTNNGAVWNHCFIHREGLASREIPQSLMEVLTNAVKVVNFIKGSSLNSRLLETFCSEIGTNHTHLLYHTKVRWLSQGKILSRVYELRNEIHFFLIEKKSHLANIFEDDTWVTKLAYLTDIFSILNELSLKLQGKNSDVFQHVERIQGFRKTLLLWQVRLKSNRPSYYMFPRFLQHIEENIINENILKEIKLEILLHLTSLSQTFNHFFPEEKFETLRENSWVKDPFAFRNPESVIELNLVPEEENELLQLSSSYTLKNDYETLSLSAFWIKVKEDFPLLSRKSVLLLLPFTTTSLCELGFSILTQFKTKERNGLNGAAAMRVALSSCVPDWNELMNRQAHPS, encoded by the coding sequence ATGGatcatttctttattaaaagaaagaggaatagTGAAGTGAAATATACAGAAGCATGTTCAAGTTCATCTGTTGAATCTGGAATTGTGAATAGTGACAATATTGAGAAATATACTGACTCCAGTCTGCAAACTTCAAGTTCATTTGAGCcgcatttcaaaaagaaaaaagtaagtgcAAGACGTTATAATGAAGATTACTTAAAATACGGCTTTATCAAATGTGAAAAACCCTTTGAAAATGACAGACCTCAGTGTGTTATTTGTAATAATATTCTTGCAAATGAAAGCTTAAAACcttcaaaattaaaaaggcaCTTAGAAACTCAGCATGCTGAACTTATTGATAAGCCtcttgaatattttcaaagaaagaaaaaagatgtaaagTTATCAACACAATTTCTTAGTAGTTCTACTACTGTTAGTGAGAAAGCCTTATTATCATCATATTTAGTTGCATATCGtgtggcaaaagaaaaaatagctaacACAGCTGCTGAAAAAATTATTCTTCCAGCATGTTTGGATATGGTGCGTACAATATTTGATGATAAATCTGCTGATAAATTAAAAACTATACCTAATGATAACACAGTATCTCTTCGAATTTGTACTATTGCAGAACATTTAGAAACAATGCTTATTACTCGGTTACAGTCTGGTATAGATTTTGCAATCCAGCTTGATGAAAGCACTGATATTGGAAGCTGCACAACACTTTTAGTTTATGTCAGATATGCGTGGCAAGATgattttatggaggattttttgtgttttttaaatttaacctcACACCTAAGTGGATTAGatatttttacagaattagaaaggCACATAGTTGGCCAATATAAATTAAACTGGAAAAACTGTAAAGGAATTACAAGTGACGGCACAGCAACCATAACTGGAAAACATAGCagagtaattaaaaaattactagaaGTTACTAATAATGGTGCTGTGTGGAATCATTGTTTTATACATCGTGAAGGTTTAGCATCCAGAGAAATTCCACAGTCTCTCATGGAAGTATTGACAAATGCAGTGaaagttgttaattttattaaaggaAGCTCATTGAATAGCCGGCTTCTTGAAACATTTTGTTCAGAGATTGGAACTAACCATACCCACTTACTTTATCATACCAAAGTTCGCTGGTTGTCTCAAGGGAAAATACTAAGCAGGGTTTATGAGCTCAGGAATGAGATTCACTTTTTtctcattgaaaaaaaatctcatttggcaaatatttttgaagatgATACTTGGGTAACAAAATTGGCATATTTAACTGATATTTTTAGCATTCTTAATGAACTGAGTTTAAAACTACAGGGGAAAAACAGTGATGTATTCCAACATGTTGAACGTATTCAGGGATTTCGAAAGACATTATTGTTATGGCAAGTAAGACTTAAAAGTAATCGTCCTAGCTACTACATGTTTCCAAGATTTTTGCAACATATTGAAGAGAATAttattaatgaaaacattttgaaagaaataaaattagagatattGTTGCATCTCACTTCTCTATCTCAAACTTTTAACCATTTCtttccagaagaaaaatttgaaacgTTAAGGGAAAATAGTTGGGTAAAAGATCCATTTGCTTTTCGAAACCCTGAATCAGTAATTGAGCTAAACTTGGTGCCTGAAGAAGAGAATGAATTACTACAGCTTAGTTCTTCATATACGTTGAAGAATGATTATGAGACCTTAAGTTTATCAGCATTTTGGATTAAGGTAAAGGAAGACTTTCCATTGTTAAGTAGAAAGAGTGTCCTGCTATTACTACCATTCACAACAACTAGTTTGTGTGAACTAGGGTTTTCCATCTTAACCCAGttcaaaacaaaggaaagaaatgggcTGAATGGTGCAGCAGCTATGCGGGTAGCATTATCTTCCTGTGTTCCAGACTGGAATGAACTTATGAACAGGCAAGCACACCCATCATAG